One Epinephelus lanceolatus isolate andai-2023 chromosome 10, ASM4190304v1, whole genome shotgun sequence genomic region harbors:
- the LOC117266009 gene encoding fucolectin-1-like gives MKHSSIPFLLLLLGTCSAYTYQNVALRGKATQSNRYVHAFGAASSAIDGNRESNFHSGSCTHTVEQANPWWRVDLLESYIVTSIVVTNRGDCCAEKLNGAEIHIGNSLQDNGAANPVAGVIPHIPAGRSLKMTLTSLVEGRYVTVVLPGLRRVLMLCEVEVYGYRAPTGENLALQGKATQSSLYSTGIAYLAIDGNRIGYWNQGSCTHTKADFNPWWRLDLGKTHKVFSVNVTNTVDSVPQRLNGAEIRIGDSLENNGNNNPRCAVISSIPGGFTHTFQCNGMNGRYINIVIPGRAEYLTLCEVEVYGSRLD, from the exons ATGAAACACAGCTCAATTCCGTTTTTGCTGCTCCTTCTGGGGACGTGCTCGGCTTACACCTATC AAAACGTGGCCTTGCGTGGAAAAGCGACGCAGTCAAACCGTTATGTGCATGCATTTGGAGCTGCTAGCAGTGCCATTGATGGAAACCGTGAATCTAATTTCCACTCTGGCTCATGCACCCACACTGTGGAACAGGCCAACCCCTGGTGGAGAGTGGACCTGCTGGAGTCCTACATCGTCACCTCCATAGTCGTCACCAACAGAGGGGACTGCTGTGCAGAGAAGCTCAACGGGGCAGAGATTCACATCGGCAACTCTTTACAAGACAACGGTGCTGCAAACCCAGT GGCTGGTGTAATTCCTCATATCCCAGCAGGCAGGTCCTTAAAAATGACTCTAACCAGCCTTGTGGAGGGACGTTATGTGACTGTGGTTCTGCCTGGTTTAAGAAGGGTCCTTATGCTCTGTGAAGTGGAAGTCTACGGATACCGCGCTCCAACCG gagagaATCTGGCGCTCCAGGGAAAAGCCACACAGTCGTCTTTGTATTCTACAGGCATTGCATATTTAGCTATTGATGGGAATCGTATTGGGTACTGGAACCAGGGTTCTTGTACTCACACAAAGGCCGACTTCAACCCCTGGTGGCGACTGGACCTGGGCAAAACTCATAAAGTGTTTTCTGTTAACGTAACCAACACTGTCGATTCTGTCCCACAACGACTTAATGGAGCTGAGATCCGAATTGGAGATTCTCTTGAAAACAACGGCAACAACAATCCCAG GTGTGCTGTGATCTCAAGCATCCCCGGAGGTTTCACCCACACCTTCCAGTGTAATGGGATGAACGGCCGCTACATCAACATCGTCATTCCTGGAAGAGCCGAGTACTTGACCCTGTGTGAGGTGGAGGTGTACGGCTCCAGACTGGATTAG